In Bradyrhizobium sp. 170, the DNA window GAGAAAGTGCAGGATCTCATCCAGTCCGGCGTTGATGAGGGCGCGACGCTGGTAGCTGGCGGAACGGGGCGGCCATCCGACGTCAACCGTGGATACTATGTTCGCCCGACCGTCTTCGGTGATGTGACGCCGCAAATGAAGATTGCGCGTGAGGAGATTTTTGGTCCCGTGCTGTCGATCATGAGCTATGACACAGAGGACGAGGCGATCGAGATCGCCAATGACACGCCGTTCGGACTGGCGGGCTTCGTGCAGTCCAGGGACATTGACCGTGCCCGCGCCGTCGCCAACCGCATCCGCGCGGGGCGCGTCTATCTCAACGGGGCTCCTTTCGACCGCAGCCTTCCGTTCGGGGGCTACAAGCAGTCCGGCAATGGGCGTGAGTTCGGGGTGTTCGGGTTTGAAGAATATCTCGAGGTGAAGGCCATGCTGGGCTACTGAGGCTGGCGCATCGCGAGCGAAGGAGACGCTCAAGCGGTGGGACGGAAATGTCCGGGCGGATGTTTCGTATCGCGCCGGATCAGCCGGCGAAGCGTGGAAGGCTCCGCATAACCGACCCGCCGCGCGATCTCGTCGACCGACAGGCGCGTGGTCTCAAGCAGCAACCGCGCGGTCTCCAGCCTGATCCGCTGCACGAACTGAATCGGTGAAACGCCGCATGTCGCTGCGACTCGCCGGGCAAATGTCCGTGGCGCCAGCGCGACGGCTTCGGCCAGTTCCTCTATCGCAAAGTCGCGCGCGATGTTGTCGCGCACCCATTTCTCGGCCGTGGCAATCCTGGGATCCTGGCTCGCCAGATAGTTGATCGCCATGAATGGCGCCTGCGAGCGCCGTTCATCGAGCAGGAGATAGTTGGCGCAGGCCTTCGCCAGGCTTGGTCCAGCGAACCGGCCGACGACCGCGAGCATCAGGTCCATCTGCGCCATGGCCGCGCCACCGGTTGCGATCGGCCAATCGGCAACGACCATCTGCTCTGTCAGCAGTTCGACGGCGGGATAGCGCCGCCGGAACAACGGCGCGAACCACCATGTCGTGGTCGCCCGCCGGCCGTCGAGCAAGCCCGTCTCAGCCAGCAGAAAAGTGCTCGCGCAGGACGCGGCCAGCATGGCACCGCGTCCGTGCGCTCGCCTCAGCATGTCGCCCGCACGCCGGCACGCCGGGCCCTTCAACTTCGCGTCGAGTGCCTCCGCCGTCGGCGTTCCAAGACCGGGGACGATGACGAGTTCGATTCCGCGCAGGTCGACATTGTTACGGCGGGATCCGCAACGCACCGTCGTAACCTTGAAGGGCGGAACGCGCTTCACAGCGCTGATCCGGTTGGCCGTTGCCATCACGTCGTGGGTGATGGCCGCGCTCGAGGCCATGCACCCCTCGATCTCGAGAACCGCGACTTTGGTCATGTCAAAAAATACCCGATTAATGTCAATTTTGACACTAGCCGGCCGGCCTCGAAATCGCAATGATATCTGTGGAGACATCGCCCGGAGAGCCTTGGCCGCAGGCATCTCCGGCCGCTGCGCTGCGGCCCTCGTCCGGGTATCCATCGACCAACAAGGAATTGCGCCGATGCCAAAACGGTCCATGAAGCAGGACGATCCGCTTGAGGATTTTACGCGCCGCGACATCACGCTCGATGGCGTCAGCAAGGTCGTCTACGTGGCGGGCACAGGGCCTGCCGTCATCGTGATGACGGAGATGCCGGGCATCAGTCCGCATGTCGCGCGGTTTGCCCGTTGGGTTCGCGACGCCGGCTTCACCGTCTATATGCCGTCGCTGTTCGGCCGCGACGGCGCCGTTCCAGGCGCGGAGGAGGGCGCCACGATCTTTCAGCGCGCCTGCGTAAGCGCCGAGTTTCGCGCCCTGGCCTCAAACGAGTCCAGCCCCGTAACAAAGTGGCTCCGCTCGCTGGCGCGGTTTGCGCATGGCGAGTGCGGCGGCCCCGGCGTCGGCGCCATCGGCATGTGTTTTACGGGAAATTTTGCGTTGACCATGATGCTCGAGCCGTCGATGCTGGCACCGGTGCTCTCGCAGCCATCGCTGCCGTTGAACAATCCGGCAGGCATTGAAATCGCACCCGACGAAGTCAAGGCCGTCCG includes these proteins:
- a CDS encoding helix-turn-helix domain-containing protein; translation: MTKVAVLEIEGCMASSAAITHDVMATANRISAVKRVPPFKVTTVRCGSRRNNVDLRGIELVIVPGLGTPTAEALDAKLKGPACRRAGDMLRRAHGRGAMLAASCASTFLLAETGLLDGRRATTTWWFAPLFRRRYPAVELLTEQMVVADWPIATGGAAMAQMDLMLAVVGRFAGPSLAKACANYLLLDERRSQAPFMAINYLASQDPRIATAEKWVRDNIARDFAIEELAEAVALAPRTFARRVAATCGVSPIQFVQRIRLETARLLLETTRLSVDEIARRVGYAEPSTLRRLIRRDTKHPPGHFRPTA
- a CDS encoding dienelactone hydrolase family protein; amino-acid sequence: MPKRSMKQDDPLEDFTRRDITLDGVSKVVYVAGTGPAVIVMTEMPGISPHVARFARWVRDAGFTVYMPSLFGRDGAVPGAEEGATIFQRACVSAEFRALASNESSPVTKWLRSLARFAHGECGGPGVGAIGMCFTGNFALTMMLEPSMLAPVLSQPSLPLNNPAGIEIAPDEVKAVRERLEREDLTVMAYRFAGDKFCMAQRFAAYRGALGDRFIGRVLPDSAANTDLAPFFARHVTTPHSVVTAHLIDEAGQPTIAARDEILAFFEQRLK